The following proteins are co-located in the Brevibacillus laterosporus DSM 25 genome:
- a CDS encoding Maf family protein, with protein MNPEQQIVLASSSPRRQELLACLGLPFRIQVSNVDETISEEIAPEEIVKILSHRKADAVAKNLSFGLVIGSDTIVVLDGQVLGKPHDEEDAFRMLTSLEGREHEVYSGLAIIDVSTGKIAVDYSSTRVKMRTMTAEEIRGYIASKEPMDKAGSYAIQGLGSTIVERIEGDYFTVVGLPLNRLAQMLNQFGISLLNK; from the coding sequence ATGAATCCAGAACAGCAAATTGTATTAGCTTCTTCTTCCCCACGACGTCAAGAATTGCTGGCTTGCTTGGGCTTGCCTTTTCGCATTCAGGTGAGCAATGTAGATGAGACGATTTCTGAAGAGATTGCACCAGAAGAAATCGTGAAAATCTTATCTCATAGGAAAGCGGATGCAGTTGCCAAAAATTTGTCATTTGGTCTAGTTATTGGCTCTGATACAATTGTTGTGCTAGACGGACAGGTATTGGGAAAACCACATGATGAAGAAGATGCATTTCGGATGCTCACTTCTTTAGAAGGACGCGAGCATGAGGTTTACAGCGGCCTAGCTATTATTGATGTCTCGACTGGGAAGATAGCAGTTGATTATTCATCTACACGGGTTAAAATGCGAACAATGACAGCTGAGGAGATACGTGGATACATCGCTAGTAAAGAGCCGATGGATAAAGCTGGTTCCTATGCTATTCAGGGTCTTGGATCGACGATTGTAGAGCGAATCGAGGGTGATTATTTTACGGTAGTGGGCTTGCCACTTAATCGCTTAGCCCAGATGCTTAATCAATTTGGAATTTCCCTGTTAAACAAGTAG
- the murC gene encoding UDP-N-acetylmuramate--L-alanine ligase → MEPLQHVHFVGIGGYGMSGIARVLVDLGYKVTGSDVAMNDLARKLQEKGAQVVIGHDASHIEGANIVVYSTSISKENPEVAAALEKGIPLLHRSQMLAKILNERTGVAVAGAHGKTTTTSMTAHILEACGEDPTFIIGGELVNAGTNAKAGKSDYVVAEADESDGSFKEYHPAYAIVTNVEPDHLEHFDGDFANLKKAYVHFLGNIKPDGTAILCLDDEHVRELMPSVNRQVITYSIDPVFSGSADYYATDIVCGDLTTTYQAWHKEVHLGEVILHFPGKHNVANSLAAMIVALEAGVSFERISQALSTFRGAKRRFQIIGHVQDILVVDDYAHHPTEIMATLNGAKSCGRRVIAIFQPQRYTRTFFLMEEFSRAFAEADEVIITDIFSPAGEKKIEGVSSEILVDKIKVNSHPRAQYIPTKEEVQHQLVKQLQPGDLVLTMGAGDIWKTAYWFAEQLEQKIKETQES, encoded by the coding sequence GTGGAACCATTGCAACATGTCCACTTCGTCGGAATCGGCGGTTATGGTATGAGTGGAATTGCACGCGTATTAGTTGATTTAGGATATAAAGTAACAGGATCGGACGTAGCGATGAACGATCTTGCCCGAAAACTACAAGAAAAAGGAGCACAAGTGGTTATCGGTCATGATGCTTCTCATATTGAAGGGGCAAATATCGTCGTTTATTCTACTAGTATATCGAAGGAAAATCCTGAAGTTGCAGCGGCCCTGGAAAAAGGGATTCCGCTGTTGCATCGTTCACAGATGCTTGCAAAGATTCTAAATGAGAGAACAGGTGTAGCCGTGGCTGGTGCTCATGGAAAAACAACTACAACATCCATGACAGCTCACATTTTGGAAGCGTGTGGCGAGGACCCCACGTTTATTATCGGTGGTGAGCTAGTCAATGCTGGTACGAATGCAAAAGCTGGTAAAAGTGATTATGTTGTTGCAGAGGCAGATGAAAGTGACGGCTCTTTTAAGGAATACCATCCAGCGTATGCCATTGTAACCAATGTTGAACCAGACCATTTAGAGCATTTTGATGGGGATTTTGCCAACCTGAAAAAGGCGTATGTTCATTTTCTAGGCAACATAAAACCAGATGGTACAGCTATTTTATGTCTGGATGATGAGCATGTACGTGAATTAATGCCTTCAGTTAATCGACAGGTAATTACGTATTCCATTGACCCTGTATTTAGTGGATCAGCGGATTACTACGCTACGGACATTGTATGCGGTGATCTAACTACGACCTATCAGGCATGGCATAAGGAAGTTCATTTAGGCGAAGTAATTCTTCACTTCCCAGGCAAGCATAATGTAGCCAACTCCTTAGCAGCGATGATTGTAGCGTTAGAAGCAGGGGTTTCCTTTGAAAGAATTTCTCAGGCCTTGAGCACGTTTCGTGGTGCAAAACGTCGTTTCCAAATTATTGGTCATGTACAGGATATTCTAGTGGTTGATGATTACGCTCACCATCCAACAGAAATCATGGCAACATTAAATGGAGCGAAGTCTTGTGGTCGCCGAGTAATTGCAATATTTCAGCCACAGCGCTATACGCGTACGTTTTTCTTGATGGAAGAATTTAGCCGAGCTTTTGCGGAAGCGGACGAAGTGATTATTACGGATATTTTCTCTCCAGCAGGCGAAAAGAAAATCGAAGGGGTATCCTCGGAGATATTAGTTGATAAAATTAAAGTGAATAGCCATCCACGCGCGCAGTACATTCCTACCAAAGAAGAGGTGCAGCATCAGTTGGTGAAACAATTACAACCAGGTGATCTCGTCTTGACAATGGGAGCCGGGGATATTTGGAAAACCGCCTATTGGTTCGCTGAGCAATTAGAACAAAAGATTAAAGAAACACAGGAAAGCTGA
- a CDS encoding bifunctional folylpolyglutamate synthase/dihydrofolate synthase, with translation MKADHILTYDEALEWLHSLLRFGLKPGLERMNWMLEELGHPERNLLFVHVAGTNGKGSTCTFLTHVLLEAGISVGTFTSPYITDFRERIRFNNQLIPQDDLVRLVDEIKPLVGRCEQETEYGCPTEFEVITLLAICYFGRVVRPAIVVWETGLGGRLDSTNVVHPIISVITNVGLDHTNVLGSTIGEIALEKAGIIKSGVPVVVGHLQEEALDVISRITKQKNSKLYRLGSEFNSKPLFTDVSRGTQHIEYNSLFRPSSSTYQLGLLGKHQVQNAGVALMVLDLMREFYAFFVEEEDRQKGLEHAIWPGRLEIVSRKPLCMIDGAHNTEGITMLVDSLAELANDTKRIYLMFSALEDKPLSQMARVLKEAPLEFANVYLTSFDFPRAASVDTLEDAFLIGGFNQEQLERVNDWEIVLREWLSDETKSDETLLICGSLYFISLVRSIFLIPVEQVGE, from the coding sequence ATGAAGGCAGATCACATTCTTACTTATGATGAAGCGTTGGAATGGCTTCACAGCCTGTTACGTTTTGGACTAAAACCTGGTTTAGAGCGCATGAATTGGATGCTGGAGGAATTAGGGCATCCTGAACGCAATTTGTTATTTGTTCATGTGGCAGGTACCAATGGAAAAGGCTCTACGTGCACTTTTTTGACGCACGTTCTGCTGGAAGCGGGGATTAGTGTTGGAACCTTTACTTCCCCATATATCACTGATTTTCGCGAACGTATTCGATTTAATAACCAACTCATTCCACAGGACGACCTAGTTCGTCTTGTGGATGAAATAAAGCCGTTGGTGGGGCGCTGTGAACAGGAAACAGAGTATGGCTGTCCTACTGAATTTGAGGTTATTACTTTACTGGCGATCTGTTATTTTGGCAGAGTGGTCAGACCTGCGATTGTGGTTTGGGAAACGGGTCTTGGTGGACGTTTAGATTCAACAAACGTTGTCCATCCCATTATAAGTGTCATTACCAATGTTGGTCTTGATCATACCAATGTTCTAGGCTCAACTATTGGTGAGATTGCTTTGGAAAAAGCCGGCATTATCAAATCAGGAGTGCCTGTTGTAGTAGGACATCTTCAAGAAGAGGCACTGGATGTTATTTCTCGAATTACAAAACAAAAAAACAGCAAGCTTTATCGGTTAGGTAGCGAATTTAATTCCAAGCCCCTCTTTACAGACGTTTCAAGAGGAACCCAGCATATTGAATATAATAGTTTGTTTCGTCCATCCTCTTCTACATATCAATTGGGATTACTAGGCAAGCATCAAGTGCAAAACGCGGGTGTTGCCTTGATGGTTCTAGATCTGATGAGGGAATTTTATGCTTTTTTTGTGGAAGAAGAAGATAGACAAAAAGGCTTGGAGCATGCTATATGGCCAGGACGTTTGGAGATTGTCTCACGAAAACCGTTATGCATGATAGATGGAGCACATAACACGGAAGGTATCACGATGCTAGTCGACAGTTTAGCTGAACTTGCAAATGATACAAAGCGAATTTATTTAATGTTCTCTGCTCTTGAGGATAAACCGTTGTCTCAAATGGCTCGGGTTCTTAAAGAGGCGCCGCTCGAATTTGCCAACGTGTATCTCACGAGCTTTGATTTTCCAAGAGCCGCCTCTGTAGATACCTTGGAGGATGCTTTTTTGATTGGTGGCTTTAATCAAGAACAACTGGAACGTGTTAATGATTGGGAAATCGTGTTGCGTGAATGGCTGAGCGACGAGACGAAGAGCGATGAGACGTTGCTGATTTGCGGATCACTTTACTTCATCTCTTTGGTACGCTCAATCTTTTTAATCCCCGTAGAACAGGTAGGTGAATAA
- a CDS encoding DUF4321 domain-containing protein, whose protein sequence is MTGKEFVILLIVLLSGLLFGSLLGQILGPWIPFLRESKMLTWSPAADLDILKYNLHFEVKLNLASIGGLVFAFWIYKKIR, encoded by the coding sequence ATGACGGGGAAAGAATTTGTAATTTTATTGATTGTCCTGTTATCAGGTCTCTTGTTTGGTAGTCTGTTAGGGCAAATATTAGGTCCTTGGATTCCTTTTCTTCGAGAGAGTAAGATGTTAACATGGAGTCCTGCGGCAGATTTGGACATTTTGAAGTACAATCTTCATTTTGAGGTAAAACTAAATCTAGCCAGTATCGGAGGGCTTGTTTTCGCTTTTTGGATATATAAAAAAATTCGATAG
- the radC gene encoding RadC family protein has product MKLKNVPTYERPRERLLRQGSGALSDVELLAILLRTGTEKDSVQGVAQRLLAVFGNLQQLATATHEELTDINGIGPVKAVEIQAALELGRRSAIKARDIRISIRLPKDVADYMMPEMAGLVQEHFVCLFLNTKNQVIGKKTVFVGSLDSSIVHPRDIYREAIKRSCASIICLHNHPSGDPAPSKEDINVTKILLQAGDLVGIPLLDHVIIGDGHYVSLKEQGYM; this is encoded by the coding sequence TTGAAGCTAAAAAACGTCCCTACATATGAGCGTCCGCGCGAGCGTTTGTTAAGGCAAGGGTCTGGTGCTTTATCTGATGTCGAGCTTTTAGCGATTTTACTTCGGACTGGCACAGAAAAAGATTCAGTCCAAGGGGTAGCGCAGCGCTTATTAGCTGTGTTTGGCAATTTGCAACAACTTGCAACAGCTACTCATGAGGAGCTGACAGATATAAACGGGATTGGTCCCGTTAAGGCTGTGGAAATACAGGCTGCGTTGGAGTTAGGACGAAGATCAGCCATAAAAGCTAGGGATATTCGTATCAGTATCCGCTTGCCAAAAGATGTAGCAGATTATATGATGCCGGAGATGGCTGGACTGGTGCAGGAACATTTTGTATGCCTGTTTTTAAATACAAAAAATCAGGTGATTGGGAAGAAAACAGTTTTTGTGGGAAGCTTGGATTCTTCTATTGTTCATCCACGTGATATTTACCGCGAAGCGATTAAACGCTCCTGTGCCTCTATCATCTGTTTGCATAATCATCCAAGCGGAGATCCTGCTCCAAGTAAAGAGGATATTAATGTGACTAAAATTCTGCTTCAAGCAGGGGATTTAGTAGGAATCCCTCTTTTGGATCATGTTATTATCGGAGATGGCCATTACGTTAGTTTAAAAGAACAGGGATATATGTAA
- a CDS encoding sporulation protein: MSGQPSNRISIKLSPTIPLKNKTGANKPVENIQVKVQHDHKEQAEKAMGNEGIHGGIRELEGDDNKETRQEIDEQQVKEAELELAEAMRRLGKLEEQNPPIHTSKEQFLAELYRDEGSLKKDEKVRAIVEDRLENEGYQASYYEGLYSSDWLQQSKNPAWWDKLIKNQGHMSKRPVLRVFITTISAIILGVLFGFIVLNIFVQEQLVHPSQAGATLPKSNELQPSSVSSESKNVLSEKSIPVHGGNQANGSNHVQEAGLPKEGTSQQATSATGSTSQKIEDAVLASVQFPEQNYYMVQMGVFTDQKAAEPAIASLDEKGLPHFLYQIDGRLHLFTGVAPSRDAILGLADNFRQRQIDVYVKEVKLPAMEKQVQIVPASALEVGTSADKGVVNAFIRSGVDIIQQLSVLSSQVVNTDKQKVQPLTAEQESKLKSMHVAFLDNSRATQRALSQKEQVYVAGMVQGMNQAMSTMTQLKTVNAEPYAWQVQKGIMQYLHYYAKWMKENN, encoded by the coding sequence ATGAGCGGACAACCTTCCAATCGAATATCTATAAAACTATCACCTACCATCCCTCTAAAAAATAAAACGGGGGCAAACAAACCTGTAGAAAATATACAGGTAAAAGTACAGCATGATCACAAGGAACAGGCAGAAAAGGCTATGGGTAATGAGGGAATACATGGAGGAATACGGGAGTTAGAAGGTGATGACAATAAAGAAACCAGACAAGAAATTGACGAGCAACAAGTCAAGGAAGCGGAGCTAGAATTGGCTGAAGCAATGCGTCGACTGGGTAAGCTGGAGGAACAAAACCCACCTATTCATACGAGTAAGGAACAATTCTTAGCTGAATTGTATCGAGATGAGGGTTCATTGAAAAAAGACGAGAAAGTCAGAGCGATAGTAGAGGATCGATTGGAAAATGAGGGATATCAGGCCTCATACTACGAGGGGCTTTATTCCTCTGATTGGCTTCAACAATCAAAGAACCCAGCATGGTGGGATAAATTAATAAAAAATCAAGGACATATGTCTAAGAGACCTGTTCTAAGAGTATTTATTACGACAATAAGTGCCATCATTCTTGGAGTATTATTTGGCTTTATTGTATTAAATATCTTTGTACAAGAACAACTGGTGCATCCTTCACAAGCGGGTGCTACACTGCCAAAATCAAATGAACTACAACCCTCTTCTGTAAGTTCTGAAAGTAAGAATGTACTCAGTGAAAAATCTATTCCTGTACATGGAGGAAATCAAGCTAACGGATCTAATCATGTACAAGAAGCAGGCTTACCTAAAGAGGGAACGTCACAGCAGGCTACATCAGCAACTGGCTCTACTAGTCAGAAAATAGAAGATGCTGTTCTTGCAAGCGTACAATTTCCGGAACAAAACTATTACATGGTCCAAATGGGAGTGTTTACGGACCAAAAAGCAGCTGAACCAGCTATTGCTTCTCTTGACGAAAAAGGACTACCCCATTTTCTTTATCAAATTGATGGAAGGCTTCATTTGTTTACCGGAGTAGCTCCTAGTCGTGATGCTATTTTGGGATTGGCTGATAATTTTAGACAAAGACAAATTGATGTCTATGTAAAAGAAGTGAAGCTACCAGCTATGGAAAAACAAGTCCAGATTGTCCCTGCTTCCGCTTTAGAAGTAGGTACTTCTGCTGATAAAGGTGTCGTTAACGCTTTTATCAGATCGGGAGTAGATATCATCCAACAGCTATCTGTGTTATCCAGTCAAGTGGTTAATACAGATAAGCAAAAAGTACAACCGCTTACAGCCGAGCAAGAATCTAAATTAAAGAGCATGCATGTCGCCTTTTTAGACAATAGCAGAGCAACACAGCGGGCCCTGTCACAAAAGGAACAAGTCTATGTAGCAGGTATGGTGCAGGGGATGAATCAGGCAATGAGCACGATGACTCAGCTAAAAACAGTCAATGCAGAGCCATATGCTTGGCAGGTACAAAAAGGAATTATGCAATATTTACATTACTATGCTAAATGGATGAAGGAAAACAATTAG
- a CDS encoding A24 family peptidase, producing the protein MLQWDWYNILIEEAEIERLISWLCGGLLGVICLTDMRKRLIPNTIVLPAILMFLCIRSVYPLEKETFATHILAMLLAFVLLYVTAIITKGGVGGGDIKLAALLGLIVGKIYIIALLLVAGISAIALVILLGRQPRMKKEGIPFACCLTVGWFLTYIDRMDVLHVYSTFFLP; encoded by the coding sequence ATGCTTCAGTGGGATTGGTACAATATCTTAATAGAAGAAGCTGAAATCGAACGATTAATCAGCTGGTTATGTGGGGGGTTACTAGGGGTGATTTGCCTTACGGATATGAGGAAACGCTTGATTCCTAATACAATTGTATTGCCCGCTATTCTGATGTTTTTGTGTATACGCTCAGTTTATCCCTTAGAAAAAGAGACATTTGCGACACATATTTTAGCCATGTTATTGGCTTTTGTACTTTTGTATGTAACAGCAATTATAACAAAAGGAGGAGTGGGGGGAGGAGACATCAAGCTAGCTGCTTTACTGGGTCTAATTGTTGGAAAGATATATATAATTGCTCTTTTGCTTGTAGCAGGGATTAGTGCAATTGCACTTGTTATTCTATTAGGGCGACAGCCACGGATGAAAAAAGAAGGAATACCATTTGCATGCTGTTTGACGGTTGGCTGGTTTTTAACCTATATAGATAGAATGGATGTGTTGCATGTCTATAGCACATTTTTTCTTCCCTAA
- the mreD gene encoding rod shape-determining protein MreD: protein MLSRTKLSLFLLLLFILEGSVVQVFVPSAWGMSYETIPRFALVGTILISLFIGRREGLLYGLVFGLLQDVIFGHIIGVYTLSMMVAGYFAGLVLMLFHRSFAVVFTTLLLVLFGHEWLTYTLFRLFMTNPVDVQWTLTHEIFPTVLLNMLFAAFVYIPMKKLCLQVQENKERSHE from the coding sequence ATGTTATCTCGAACGAAATTGTCCCTCTTCTTGCTATTGCTGTTCATATTGGAAGGGTCGGTAGTACAAGTTTTTGTGCCGAGTGCATGGGGGATGTCTTACGAGACGATTCCCCGCTTTGCTTTAGTGGGAACGATCCTGATTTCTTTGTTTATCGGGAGACGAGAAGGATTATTATATGGATTGGTCTTTGGGCTGCTACAAGATGTTATTTTTGGTCATATTATCGGTGTGTATACGTTATCTATGATGGTAGCAGGGTACTTTGCTGGACTAGTCTTAATGCTATTTCATCGTAGCTTTGCCGTGGTGTTTACTACGCTTCTTCTAGTTCTGTTTGGGCATGAATGGCTTACTTATACACTATTTCGTTTATTTATGACCAATCCTGTAGATGTTCAATGGACACTTACTCACGAAATTTTTCCGACAGTTCTACTTAATATGTTGTTTGCGGCATTCGTTTATATACCGATGAAAAAGCTTTGTTTGCAAGTGCAAGAAAACAAAGAGCGCTCTCATGAGTAG
- the mreC gene encoding rod shape-determining protein MreC has translation MSFFGNRKLIIVLIGLVVLLVVMGYTAKDRMNLTWPEKFMKDTTSVVQGLFYRPAQAVSQFVHNVQDAYHVYEENRVLKASLDQYAQMSAELKAVKYENGQLRESLGTKQKLNDYNVIYSEVAARNSSQWNDVLVISSGSKQGVKKDMAVMTSKGLIGRVKDVSNFSATIELLTSRESSNRNHVSGYILATQPIQTPPSTTGNGQQTNGTNNTANAGNKTNATNPQAPNQQKPATTTKYVSGILEDYDSVEKLLIMRKIPLDQKISMNDAVITSGLGGMIPSKLPIGVVVKTEPGDYGLTQTAYIRPYADFTLISDVLVIDRKPVTTPTGESVSPDQKGTTQQSKGKGGK, from the coding sequence ATGTCATTCTTCGGTAATCGCAAACTTATAATTGTATTAATTGGCTTAGTTGTTCTGTTAGTAGTGATGGGGTATACCGCTAAAGACAGAATGAACTTGACATGGCCAGAAAAGTTTATGAAAGATACAACCAGCGTGGTGCAGGGGCTTTTTTATCGTCCTGCCCAGGCTGTTTCGCAGTTTGTTCACAATGTTCAAGATGCTTATCATGTGTATGAAGAAAATCGCGTACTAAAAGCAAGTTTGGATCAATATGCTCAAATGTCTGCTGAGTTAAAAGCCGTAAAGTATGAGAATGGACAACTTAGAGAGAGTCTTGGCACAAAACAAAAATTAAATGACTACAATGTGATTTATTCAGAAGTAGCTGCAAGGAATTCGAGTCAATGGAATGATGTATTAGTTATCAGTAGTGGTAGCAAACAAGGCGTGAAGAAGGACATGGCAGTTATGACCTCTAAAGGCTTAATTGGGAGAGTGAAGGATGTTTCCAATTTCTCTGCGACAATTGAATTGCTCACAAGCAGAGAGAGCTCTAATCGTAACCATGTCTCTGGATATATTTTGGCTACTCAACCAATTCAAACTCCGCCTTCGACTACCGGTAATGGTCAACAGACAAATGGCACAAATAATACAGCAAATGCGGGCAATAAAACAAATGCAACTAACCCACAGGCTCCTAATCAACAGAAGCCTGCAACTACTACCAAGTATGTAAGTGGAATTTTAGAGGATTACGATTCGGTTGAAAAATTATTGATTATGCGTAAAATTCCTTTAGATCAAAAAATAAGTATGAATGATGCGGTAATTACGTCTGGTTTGGGTGGTATGATTCCTAGTAAACTTCCAATCGGTGTAGTAGTCAAAACAGAGCCAGGAGACTATGGATTAACTCAAACCGCCTATATTAGACCGTACGCTGATTTTACGTTAATTTCTGATGTCTTGGTTATTGATCGCAAGCCTGTGACGACTCCAACTGGTGAATCGGTATCTCCTGATCAAAAAGGTACCACTCAGCAATCAAAGGGAAAAGGGGGTAAATAA
- a CDS encoding rod shape-determining protein, translating into MFGSFTRDMGIDLGTANTLVYVKGKGIVVSEPSVVAIRTDTNTIEAVGNAAKNMIGRTPGNIVAVRPMKDGVIADFETTATMMRYFIRQAQKNQGFFSRRPSVMVCVPSGITAVEKRAVEDATKQAGAKEAYTIEEPFAAAIGADLPVWEPTGSMVVDIGGGTTEVAIISLGGIVTSRSIRVAGDEMDEAIIQYIKRRYNLMIGERTAETLKMEIGSAIAPDEQETVEIRGRDLVTGLPKTISVTSTEIAEALAETIMSIVEAVKITLEKSPPELAADIMDRGIVLTGGGALLRHIERLLTRETGMPVHVAENALDCVAIGTGRALENLHLFKSKHGITSSRAKRR; encoded by the coding sequence ATGTTTGGTAGTTTCACACGCGATATGGGGATTGACTTGGGAACAGCTAATACCCTCGTATACGTTAAAGGAAAAGGAATTGTGGTGAGCGAGCCTTCTGTTGTAGCGATCCGCACTGATACAAATACAATTGAGGCTGTAGGTAATGCAGCAAAGAATATGATTGGTCGTACACCAGGAAATATCGTGGCTGTTCGCCCGATGAAAGACGGAGTTATTGCTGATTTTGAAACCACTGCAACCATGATGCGTTATTTTATTCGTCAAGCTCAGAAAAACCAAGGCTTCTTTAGCCGTCGTCCTAGTGTAATGGTTTGTGTGCCATCTGGGATTACAGCGGTTGAAAAACGTGCGGTAGAGGATGCAACGAAACAAGCAGGAGCAAAAGAAGCATATACAATTGAAGAGCCATTTGCGGCTGCAATTGGTGCTGACTTACCTGTTTGGGAGCCAACAGGTAGCATGGTAGTGGACATTGGGGGCGGTACGACGGAAGTAGCCATCATCTCACTGGGTGGAATTGTAACTAGTCGTTCCATTCGTGTAGCTGGTGATGAAATGGATGAAGCTATCATTCAGTACATTAAACGTCGATACAATCTGATGATTGGTGAACGTACTGCTGAGACGTTGAAAATGGAAATTGGTTCCGCTATCGCCCCGGATGAACAAGAAACGGTAGAAATCCGCGGTCGTGATCTTGTGACAGGTTTGCCAAAAACCATCTCTGTTACGAGTACAGAAATTGCAGAAGCATTAGCAGAAACGATTATGTCGATTGTCGAAGCTGTGAAAATTACGTTGGAGAAAAGTCCTCCGGAGTTGGCTGCGGATATCATGGACCGTGGAATTGTACTAACGGGAGGCGGAGCATTATTACGTCACATTGAACGTTTATTAACACGTGAGACAGGTATGCCTGTTCATGTGGCGGAGAATGCTCTTGACTGTGTAGCAATTGGAACAGGACGTGCGCTTGAGAATTTGCATCTCTTTAAATCTAAACACGGAATCACATCTTCACGCGCAAAAAGACGATAA